A stretch of Desulfobacter hydrogenophilus DNA encodes these proteins:
- a CDS encoding type II toxin-antitoxin system VapC family toxin, translating into MDVVIDISALIAVIVGEPKRDKVIELTKGQTLIGPGSIPWEIGNAFSAMFKRQRITLEEAQNGLSIFESIPLRYIKPDFFNSVAISKQTNMYAYDAYFMDCAIKQKAPLLTLDRKLILAAKSLNIKTIEV; encoded by the coding sequence ATGGATGTTGTAATTGATATATCAGCATTAATAGCAGTGATTGTAGGCGAACCAAAAAGAGATAAAGTTATTGAATTGACAAAGGGCCAAACATTGATTGGGCCTGGTTCTATCCCCTGGGAAATAGGCAATGCCTTTTCAGCAATGTTTAAACGCCAAAGGATTACCTTGGAAGAAGCTCAAAATGGTTTGTCAATATTTGAAAGTATTCCTTTGAGGTATATCAAGCCGGATTTTTTTAATTCTGTTGCCATATCAAAACAAACCAATATGTATGCATATGATGCTTATTTTATGGATTGCGCGATAAAACAAAAAGCACCCTTGTTAACATTAGACCGTAAGTTGATTTTGGCCGCTAAAAGCTTAAACATAAAAACAATAGAGGTTTAA
- a CDS encoding TraR/DksA family transcriptional regulator: protein MSVNNQDCCREVPHMTPQNLAYFEKLLNDILDDLLRQAGCAVSELSRGESRETEVIDATMVHINQSVNLRLHTRKSQLIKKIKAALKRIEDGTYGYCDICEEPISLKRLAARPVTSKCRDCKEAEERLEALVS from the coding sequence ATGAGCGTGAACAATCAAGACTGTTGCCGTGAAGTGCCGCATATGACACCCCAGAACCTGGCCTATTTTGAAAAACTACTGAATGATATACTGGATGACCTGCTGCGTCAGGCCGGCTGTGCGGTATCGGAATTAAGCCGGGGGGAATCCAGAGAAACGGAAGTCATTGATGCGACAATGGTTCACATAAACCAGAGCGTTAATCTCAGGCTCCATACCCGGAAGAGCCAATTGATTAAAAAAATCAAGGCGGCTCTCAAGCGGATTGAAGACGGTACCTATGGATATTGTGACATTTGCGAGGAACCAATTTCCCTCAAGCGGCTTGCCGCAAGGCCTGTAACATCCAAATGTCGTGACTGCAAAGAAGCGGAAGAACGGCTGGAGGCGCTGGTGTCCTGA
- a CDS encoding SLC13 family permease: protein MKPEKKKVTGYDKYIDWKIFSIPVALLLILLFIPTPNGMKDVGMEYQIGTQKVNNFISQQLFQKDSSDSDQWQVLTTQIMEQNMQIGALSKDRFLKRDAKWCKKYNIPTDKANFERATTYIKEQVPEETYLTTMKAAMELRKDGLKYENLNDSDKKAADKGAWHIKVSVAMGAFVVLCFLTECIPLPAVSFCIGLIVVSTGVISYSDVAMLYWSDACWFIMGSLMFAAAFVKTGVDKRVCLMMFKRLAVPNTKWITLIFFLIIAPLAAFISDHALAAMFLPIGMLLYQNSLTDEVPEDMELAKLLMISIAMACNIGGPGAPSGGARNVIMMTYLSDMFGVDIGYFQWVTYCFPFLIAMIPVSWFIVNMRFRPKIVDLTPAMNHLQREIGKMGSWNSKQIWALIIFIVMVFGWFTEKAFFQLGIYPVRMGIGTIAVAGAMAYIIAGVVNWRDYQEKVDWGVVWLYAGAMIFGRVLDKTGAAYWLARTVIEVLAPFGMDSGIPLMAVSNGLTAILTNLMADGPAAASVGPITLNMAGMVHPGSTYLPFMAMATAISSSFAYCLIIGTPPNAIVYASGYLEPKDYLRAGLPLFFAANVVLLLLTGVYWTFRGFGTMPGF, encoded by the coding sequence ATGAAACCAGAAAAAAAGAAAGTCACCGGGTATGACAAATATATAGACTGGAAAATTTTTTCCATTCCCGTTGCCCTTTTGCTGATACTTTTATTTATTCCCACACCAAACGGAATGAAAGATGTCGGCATGGAGTACCAGATCGGTACCCAAAAGGTTAACAATTTTATCAGCCAGCAGCTGTTCCAAAAAGACAGCTCAGATTCTGATCAGTGGCAGGTTCTCACCACACAGATCATGGAACAGAATATGCAGATCGGCGCCCTGAGCAAAGACCGGTTCCTCAAACGGGATGCAAAATGGTGTAAAAAGTACAACATCCCAACAGACAAAGCGAATTTTGAACGAGCCACAACATACATCAAAGAACAGGTACCGGAAGAAACCTATCTAACGACCATGAAAGCTGCCATGGAACTTCGCAAAGATGGTTTGAAATACGAGAACCTGAACGATTCCGATAAAAAGGCGGCGGACAAAGGCGCCTGGCATATTAAAGTATCAGTAGCCATGGGCGCGTTCGTTGTTCTTTGTTTCCTGACCGAGTGTATCCCCCTGCCGGCAGTGTCATTCTGTATCGGTCTGATCGTGGTCTCGACCGGTGTTATTTCATACTCGGATGTGGCCATGCTTTATTGGTCCGACGCCTGCTGGTTTATCATGGGATCGCTGATGTTTGCGGCCGCCTTTGTAAAAACCGGTGTTGACAAGCGCGTCTGCCTGATGATGTTCAAACGCCTGGCCGTGCCCAACACCAAATGGATCACCCTGATCTTCTTTCTGATCATTGCACCGCTGGCCGCTTTTATTTCCGACCACGCCCTGGCTGCGATGTTCCTGCCCATCGGTATGCTGCTCTACCAGAACAGCCTGACCGATGAGGTTCCCGAAGACATGGAGCTTGCCAAACTGTTGATGATCTCCATTGCCATGGCATGTAACATCGGTGGTCCGGGCGCACCTTCCGGCGGTGCCAGAAACGTTATCATGATGACCTATCTCTCCGATATGTTCGGTGTGGATATCGGATATTTCCAGTGGGTCACCTACTGTTTCCCCTTCCTTATTGCCATGATCCCCGTATCCTGGTTCATTGTTAACATGAGGTTCCGGCCCAAAATAGTCGATCTTACCCCTGCCATGAATCATCTGCAAAGAGAGATCGGCAAAATGGGCAGCTGGAACAGCAAACAGATTTGGGCACTGATCATCTTCATTGTCATGGTGTTTGGCTGGTTTACTGAAAAGGCATTCTTCCAGCTGGGCATCTATCCCGTGCGTATGGGCATCGGCACCATCGCCGTGGCCGGCGCGATGGCCTATATCATAGCCGGCGTCGTCAACTGGCGAGACTATCAGGAAAAGGTGGACTGGGGCGTGGTATGGCTGTATGCTGGTGCCATGATCTTTGGCCGGGTTCTGGACAAAACAGGCGCTGCCTACTGGCTGGCCCGAACGGTTATTGAAGTCCTGGCACCCTTCGGCATGGATTCAGGCATACCGCTGATGGCTGTCTCCAACGGCCTGACCGCTATCCTGACCAACCTCATGGCTGACGGCCCTGCGGCAGCATCCGTAGGCCCCATTACCCTGAACATGGCCGGCATGGTTCATCCCGGCAGTACCTATCTGCCCTTTATGGCCATGGCCACCGCCATTTCATCTTCCTTTGCATACTGCCTGATCATCGGCACGCCACCCAACGCCATTGTATATGCCAGCGGCTACCTGGAACCCAAAGATTACCTGAGAGCTGGTCTTCCCCTGTTCTTTGCGGCCAACGTCGTACTACTGCTGCTTACCGGCGTTTACTGGACCTTTAGGGGATTCGGCACCATGCCTGGATTCTGA
- a CDS encoding type II toxin-antitoxin system Phd/YefM family antitoxin, translated as MQVYTYSEARQKLAVVLEQAENTGKVLIRRKDGRTFALMPEKIVTSPLDVPSIKANITSKEIVDIVREGRER; from the coding sequence ATGCAAGTATATACTTATTCCGAAGCACGCCAAAAACTTGCCGTAGTTCTCGAACAAGCTGAAAATACGGGCAAAGTTTTAATCCGAAGAAAAGACGGCAGAACGTTTGCTCTTATGCCTGAAAAAATTGTCACGTCTCCCTTAGATGTGCCGTCTATCAAAGCAAACATTACATCAAAAGAAATAGTGGATATCGTTCGCGAGGGTAGAGAAAGATAG
- a CDS encoding response regulator, whose translation MEKMKLLLVDDETRYLETTKKLIERKGYEVWTAPSGEKALQTMAAHNIHVVVLDVKMPGMDGNETLKQIKELYPLTEVIMLTGHATVDSAIDGLKSGAWDYLMKPADIEEIIEKAELAFQKRMNQEEKIRSAQAKQYLKSPREILKDGLE comes from the coding sequence ATGGAGAAGATGAAACTGTTACTGGTCGATGATGAAACCCGCTATCTTGAGACCACCAAAAAACTCATTGAAAGAAAGGGCTATGAGGTGTGGACAGCCCCAAGCGGAGAAAAGGCGCTTCAAACCATGGCTGCCCACAACATCCATGTGGTGGTCCTGGATGTGAAGATGCCCGGGATGGACGGCAATGAGACCCTTAAACAAATCAAGGAGCTGTACCCCTTAACGGAAGTGATCATGCTCACCGGTCATGCCACGGTGGACTCAGCCATAGACGGCCTGAAATCAGGTGCCTGGGATTATCTGATGAAACCTGCAGATATTGAGGAGATCATTGAAAAAGCTGAGCTGGCGTTTCAGAAACGTATGAACCAGGAAGAGAAAATCCGCTCTGCCCAGGCCAAACAGTATCTGAAATCCCCCCGGGAAATTCTGAAAGATGGGCTCGAATAA
- a CDS encoding endonuclease/exonuclease/phosphatase family protein, with product MKIPIVIATVMLLAATLLPLWRHPHWLVRGMDFPRMQLAAAASLLILIQVISLDLAKIQTWALIGISLVCLAWQLRWVMPYTVFWRSEVKTTKKPLPNRKFSILTANVLTPNRQADAFLKLVNQYAPDVLVTLESDQWWERHLDTLKADMPYSMKCPLDNLYGMHVYSRLPLEDTEISYLVEDDIPSMHAQVKLRSGDPVRMHFLHPAPPSPTENSESAERDAELVIVARSVRDSDQPVVVTGDLNDVAWSATTRLFRKLSGLLDPRVGRGIFNTFHAKYPFVRWPLDHLFHSYHFTVTSIKRLPYFGSDHFALLTELSYSPARGKDQEGLMAEADDKSWALSIAEEQDVSAEDVPNPKAR from the coding sequence ATGAAGATACCGATTGTTATTGCTACGGTCATGTTGCTTGCGGCTACGCTATTACCTTTATGGCGCCATCCTCATTGGCTCGTAAGGGGAATGGATTTTCCACGCATGCAACTGGCTGCCGCTGCATCATTATTAATCCTGATACAAGTCATATCGCTTGATCTTGCAAAAATCCAGACTTGGGCTCTCATTGGCATTTCACTGGTGTGCTTGGCCTGGCAGCTGCGGTGGGTTATGCCGTACACGGTTTTCTGGCGATCAGAAGTTAAAACGACAAAAAAACCTCTCCCCAATCGCAAATTCAGCATTCTCACGGCCAACGTATTGACACCCAACAGGCAAGCCGATGCTTTTTTGAAGCTGGTCAACCAATACGCGCCGGATGTACTCGTGACGTTGGAGTCTGATCAGTGGTGGGAACGTCATCTCGATACGCTAAAAGCTGACATGCCCTACAGCATGAAATGTCCTTTGGATAATCTCTACGGTATGCATGTCTACTCTCGCTTGCCGCTTGAGGACACGGAAATATCATACCTTGTTGAGGACGATATTCCTTCAATGCACGCCCAAGTCAAGTTGCGCTCGGGCGATCCCGTACGTATGCATTTTCTTCATCCTGCTCCCCCCAGCCCCACAGAGAATTCCGAATCTGCGGAACGGGATGCGGAACTGGTGATTGTTGCCCGGAGCGTGAGGGACAGTGACCAGCCTGTTGTCGTAACAGGAGACCTCAATGATGTAGCCTGGTCAGCAACTACACGCTTGTTTCGTAAGCTTAGCGGATTACTGGACCCGCGGGTGGGACGGGGAATATTCAATACGTTTCATGCCAAATACCCATTTGTCCGTTGGCCGTTGGATCACCTGTTTCACAGCTATCATTTCACCGTGACTTCGATTAAACGTTTGCCTTACTTTGGTTCAGATCATTTTGCACTACTGACAGAGTTGTCATACAGCCCAGCGCGGGGTAAAGATCAGGAGGGGTTGATGGCTGAAGCCGATGATAAATCGTGGGCTTTATCTATCGCGGAAGAACAGGACGTGAGTGCGGAGGATGTACCCAACCCGAAAGCCAGGTAG
- a CDS encoding virulence RhuM family protein has product MDDNQQKFWYDNVDKILGFNEKPLLTGKGNVSNAAMKEKVR; this is encoded by the coding sequence ATGGATGATAATCAACAGAAATTCTGGTACGATAATGTGGATAAAATTCTTGGATTCAATGAGAAACCCCTGCTTACGGGCAAAGGGAATGTCAGCAACGCTGCCATGAAAGAGAAAGTGAGGTAG
- a CDS encoding sigma-54-dependent transcriptional regulator, with the protein MKDMLVLTNSEDEYRLISNTLSDAGSIRRAFDLNTALTLHTQSPFDLIMADIELLAAHPGMQAFSSVNPFVQFIVLCIRSNTRKALEAVKAGAVGYLLSPFCERDIHLLIPSLNRTRSKDFELEYLRDRFWKIEWMDIIRSKNTSMKKIFENVRSVAPTIATVLLLGETGTGKGTLARLIHWHSQRSEKPFISIHCGAIPDTLIESELFGHEKGAFTGAERKRPGRFEMADGGTIFLDEVGTISPSAQIKLLQVLQDGTFSRIGGDSLLKANVRIIAATNLDLEDAVRKGTYRKDLFYRLNVFPIEIPPLKERLEDMEYLVDIFLKKLNVKYGKNIQTVHPSVIEGFGHYEWPGNIRELENILERAYILETSPVIASGNLPIETQMAVAQGIPAPGTDLTLAQARQHAVNACEFSYLTCLLAQTHGRINDTAQKAGITARQLNRLLTRHGLDKKQFKPKKDA; encoded by the coding sequence ATGAAAGATATGCTGGTGTTGACTAATTCGGAAGATGAGTATCGCTTGATTTCAAATACTTTGTCCGATGCCGGCAGCATCCGTCGGGCCTTTGATCTCAATACGGCGCTGACACTGCATACCCAGTCGCCGTTTGATCTCATCATGGCCGACATTGAACTGCTGGCAGCCCATCCGGGCATGCAGGCCTTCAGTTCGGTCAATCCGTTTGTTCAGTTCATTGTACTGTGCATACGGTCCAACACCCGGAAAGCCCTTGAGGCGGTGAAAGCCGGGGCTGTGGGATACTTGCTCTCTCCGTTCTGTGAAAGGGATATTCATCTGCTGATTCCCTCATTAAACCGGACCCGCTCCAAGGATTTTGAACTGGAGTACCTGCGGGATCGGTTCTGGAAAATCGAATGGATGGACATCATCCGGTCTAAAAATACGAGCATGAAAAAAATTTTCGAGAATGTCCGGTCTGTTGCCCCTACCATCGCCACTGTTCTGCTGCTGGGTGAAACCGGTACGGGCAAAGGCACACTGGCCCGGCTGATTCATTGGCACAGCCAGCGATCTGAAAAGCCGTTTATCTCCATCCATTGCGGCGCCATCCCGGACACCCTTATCGAAAGCGAGTTGTTCGGCCATGAAAAAGGCGCCTTTACCGGTGCGGAACGGAAACGGCCAGGTCGGTTTGAAATGGCAGACGGTGGCACCATTTTTCTGGATGAAGTCGGCACCATATCCCCATCTGCCCAGATTAAGCTGCTCCAGGTCCTTCAGGACGGCACCTTTAGCCGGATCGGAGGAGATTCCCTTCTCAAGGCCAATGTACGGATCATCGCAGCCACCAATTTAGACCTGGAAGACGCTGTCAGAAAAGGGACATATCGAAAAGACCTGTTTTACCGCCTCAACGTGTTTCCCATTGAAATTCCACCTCTCAAAGAACGACTGGAAGACATGGAATATTTGGTGGATATCTTTTTGAAAAAACTGAATGTCAAGTATGGGAAGAATATTCAAACGGTTCATCCGTCGGTTATAGAAGGATTCGGCCACTATGAATGGCCCGGCAATATCCGGGAACTTGAAAATATCCTTGAACGTGCCTATATCCTCGAAACCTCCCCTGTGATTGCATCCGGTAATTTACCCATCGAAACCCAGATGGCAGTTGCGCAGGGCATACCGGCACCCGGCACCGATCTGACCCTGGCCCAGGCACGCCAGCATGCGGTCAATGCCTGTGAATTTTCCTACCTGACCTGCCTGCTGGCGCAGACACACGGCCGGATAAACGATACGGCACAAAAAGCCGGCATTACCGCCCGGCAACTAAATCGCCTACTGACCCGGCACGGGCTGGATAAAAAGCAATTCAAACCCAAAAAAGACGCCTGA
- a CDS encoding sensor histidine kinase encodes MSKLKQNRQWLKRAIFLNMTFFPMIPFILVLGISFYFFSSTLEKSTQASLERILTDHRKMIESFLLERKSDLELITRAYTFEDIMAEGAISTICQSLQKRSPAFVDLGLFDETGKHLKYSGSFALAGKSYTQEPWFQKTMLGGFYISDIFLGYRNLPHFVVAVRRTENNQTWVLRATIDTVFFDSMVSGVRIGKTGEAYILNNEGVAQSARRSGDIALLDKDPAFGWMNKQFSANRKTFQLSPKGQPFLYAVSKLANQSWYLVVRQEKHDAYRALYSAVLICVVIAILGLTALVVLAYFTSETICRRMDRLDEEKEQLGSQLIRAVQLAEIGEMAAGFAHEINNPLQIIKSEYALIKILMEELYPGKDSKDKAPDPQTFNDIQESVDQINKQVGRCHEITSAILKFGRKKEVKHTILDPGKVIPEILKLVENSAHTSGVEITTRIDEDTPSFMGDPGRFQQVMLNLVNNAIHAVTSQHGAKGGAIEISAAQTRDDEGRAMVDIQVKDNGCGIAPEHMDKIFSPFFTTKAVGRGTGLGLSVCFGIIESFGGTMSVDSRPGEGTVFSIQLAAHENQSS; translated from the coding sequence TTGAGCAAATTAAAACAAAACAGACAATGGCTGAAAAGAGCAATTTTTCTTAATATGACTTTTTTCCCCATGATCCCTTTTATTCTTGTTTTGGGGATCAGCTTCTATTTTTTTTCGTCAACCCTGGAGAAATCCACCCAGGCCAGCCTTGAAAGAATCCTGACAGACCACCGCAAGATGATTGAATCCTTCCTGCTTGAAAGAAAATCCGATCTTGAACTGATCACCCGGGCATATACATTTGAAGACATCATGGCCGAAGGCGCCATCAGCACGATCTGCCAGAGTCTTCAGAAACGGTCGCCGGCCTTTGTTGACCTGGGGCTGTTTGACGAAACCGGTAAACACTTAAAATATTCCGGGTCCTTTGCCCTGGCAGGAAAAAGCTACACCCAAGAACCCTGGTTCCAGAAAACCATGCTCGGGGGATTTTATATCAGTGATATTTTTCTGGGATACCGCAATCTCCCCCATTTTGTCGTGGCCGTACGCAGGACTGAAAACAACCAAACCTGGGTGCTGCGTGCCACCATTGACACCGTGTTCTTTGACTCCATGGTATCCGGGGTGCGTATCGGCAAAACAGGCGAAGCCTACATTTTAAACAACGAGGGGGTCGCCCAGTCCGCCAGGCGTTCCGGGGATATCGCCCTTCTTGATAAAGATCCGGCCTTTGGGTGGATGAATAAGCAGTTTTCCGCCAACCGAAAAACCTTCCAATTATCACCCAAGGGACAACCGTTTTTATATGCGGTATCTAAACTGGCCAATCAATCCTGGTATCTGGTGGTACGCCAGGAAAAACACGATGCCTACAGGGCGCTTTACTCTGCCGTCCTGATCTGTGTGGTCATTGCCATTTTAGGACTAACAGCCCTGGTGGTCCTGGCCTATTTCACCTCCGAGACCATCTGCCGGCGTATGGACCGTCTGGACGAAGAAAAGGAGCAGCTGGGCAGCCAACTGATCCGAGCCGTGCAACTGGCAGAAATCGGGGAAATGGCCGCCGGCTTTGCCCACGAAATTAATAATCCGTTACAGATCATAAAAAGTGAATACGCGCTGATCAAAATTCTTATGGAAGAACTGTACCCGGGCAAAGACAGCAAAGACAAAGCTCCCGATCCCCAGACCTTCAATGATATCCAGGAAAGCGTGGACCAGATCAATAAACAGGTGGGGCGTTGCCATGAGATCACCTCAGCCATCTTAAAATTCGGCAGGAAAAAAGAGGTCAAACACACCATCCTGGATCCGGGCAAAGTCATTCCCGAAATCCTCAAGCTTGTTGAAAACTCCGCCCATACGAGCGGTGTGGAGATCACCACCCGGATTGATGAAGATACACCAAGTTTCATGGGCGATCCCGGCCGGTTCCAGCAGGTCATGCTCAACCTGGTCAATAATGCCATACATGCCGTTACCAGCCAGCACGGCGCCAAGGGCGGCGCAATTGAGATAAGTGCAGCTCAAACCCGGGATGATGAAGGCCGGGCCATGGTTGACATTCAGGTTAAAGACAATGGGTGCGGAATAGCACCTGAGCATATGGATAAAATTTTTTCACCCTTTTTCACCACAAAAGCCGTTGGCAGGGGAACGGGCCTGGGGCTTTCGGTATGTTTCGGCATCATCGAAAGTTTTGGCGGCACCATGTCCGTGGACAGCCGTCCCGGAGAAGGCACCGTGTTTTCCATTCAGCTTGCGGCACATGAGAATCAATCGTCTTAA
- a CDS encoding ribonuclease HI, with product MTILWLFTDGSVNPKSNVGYGAYLAVLGEVPYSESFKADVKVKEFEHTSSTKLEIQTLIWALSSIQKPVGKLIVYTDSQNIVGLKARRRRLDINDYLSKKNKPIKNSVLYQKFFYLIEQLDCEFKKVKGHKPSRLKDEADCFFTLVDKASRKALRNHFSG from the coding sequence ATGACAATCCTATGGCTATTCACCGATGGCAGTGTGAATCCCAAATCAAACGTCGGATATGGGGCATACCTTGCTGTGTTGGGGGAGGTGCCCTATTCAGAATCCTTTAAAGCAGATGTTAAGGTAAAAGAATTTGAACACACCAGCTCAACCAAACTGGAGATCCAGACCCTGATCTGGGCATTGAGTTCAATTCAAAAACCTGTCGGCAAACTTATTGTGTATACCGATTCCCAAAACATTGTCGGGCTTAAGGCAAGGCGTAGGCGACTTGATATAAATGATTATTTATCAAAGAAGAATAAGCCCATTAAAAACAGTGTGCTGTATCAAAAATTTTTCTATTTAATAGAGCAACTGGACTGTGAATTCAAAAAAGTTAAAGGCCACAAGCCATCCCGGTTGAAAGATGAAGCAGATTGTTTTTTTACATTGGTAGACAAAGCATCAAGAAAAGCCTTGAGAAATCATTTTTCAGGTTAA